In Candidatus Methylacidiphilales bacterium, the sequence TCCGGTGCAGACGGCGAACGGCGGCCAGACCCAGGTAACCATTGAGCAAACCCAGCAACAGGCGCTGTTGAATTGGCAAACATTTAATATCGGAAAAAATACGCTGCTTGATTTTGACCAGAGCGCCGGCGGCGCCAATGTAAGCCAATGGGTGGCGTTCAACAAAATCAACGATCCCTCGCTGGCGCCCTCGCAGATACTGGGTGCCATCCAGGCGTTGGGCCAGGTCTATGTCATCAACCAGAACGGCATCATTTTCGGGCCTCATTCCCAGGTGGATGTGCATACCCTGGTGGCTTCATCCCTGCCGATCAATGACAACCTGGTCTCAAAAGGGCTGCTCAACAGCGCGGACTTGCAGTTCCTGTTTTCAACACAGCCGCTTGCAGCCGGAAAACTGGATAGCTCCGGCTTTACCCCGGTTTTTATCGACCCGCTTTTTACGGTGAGCGGCGCAGCGAATACCCATACGCTGACCCAAAAGCTGTCATCGAGTAATGCTCTGACAGTCAACTATTATCCCTCCGGCCCCACTCCAAAAAATCTTGTTTCCGGCACGGATTACACCATGAGCCTGGACGGGAGTGGGAATACTGTCCTGGCCTTTACACCCGCCGGGTTGGGGAAAATTGCTGGCGCTTCGGTCGGCGTTTCGTACGTCCCTGCCTCTGTCCATACCGGGGATGTAACGGTCCAGCAAGGGGCCATTCTCAATGGCACCCCGATTGTCAACGAGCCCGTCATCCTCGGTAATGCCGCAGCCACGCAAAAATTGTCCGACGTTGTGGCTGCCGGAACGGCGCCGACGGTTGCTTATACTCCGTCCGGCGGTGTTGCCACTCCTCTTAGCCTGGGTGTTGACTATACGTTGAGCGTCGATACCGATGGCAAAACCATTGTCATGCTCACCCAAAATGGCTTGGCTAAAGTTGCCGGTGCTCCAGCCAGCGTGGCCTATACTCCCGTGACCAACGGAGGCAGGATCGCCTTGGTCGGAGCAAATGTGAATAATGCCGGTACGATATCAACGCCCGACGGCCAGACCATCCTCGCCGCCGGATTGCAGGTCGGAATGGCCGCACATTCCACCAATGATCCGCATTTGCGTGGTTTGGATGTTTATGTTGGCGCCGCTGATCAATTCACTGGCGTTGCGACCAATACCGGTGTCATCGACGCTCCCAGGGGGAATGTCACTGTTGCAGGCAGGCAAGTCAATCAGATGGGCGGGATTGACAGCTCAACTTCGGTGGCGCTAAACGGGAGTGTTAATCTCATGGCAGATTACAGCGCGGCCATCAACCCCCAATACGATCCCGTCAGCAATCCGGATGTTCTTCCCTTCATTCCGCAATCCATCGACGGCACCGTGACTTTGGGGGCGGGCAGTGTGACCCGCATCCTGCCTGAAGTGGAGAGTGCCGATACCGTGGTTGGCACCGAGCTTGCCTTGCGTTCCCAGGTGAAAATGGAAGGGGCTGTTATTCATCTGGCCCCGGATTCCCAACTCCTGGCGCCCAATGCCGAGGTAACTTTGAAAGCCGGCGTCTGGCTTCCGAACAACGGTGGTTCTTTTATTTATAGCGACGGCCAGGTTGCCTTGGACTCGGGTGCGGTGATCAACGTGGCCGGCTCTGAAGATGTCAACGCCTCGGTCACGGAGAATATTATTTCCCTGCAATTGACCGGCACCGAACTGGCCAACTCCCCATTGCAGCGCAACGGCATGCTTCGCGGAAAAAAAATCCAGGTCGATATCACGCAATATGGCACTGACAGCAACGGCAACACCTGGATTGGCACTCAGATCGCGGACGTATCCGGTTATGCCAATTTGATCCAACGTTCGGTTGGTGAGCTGACAACCGCCGGTGGTTCGGTGACAATCAATGCGGGTGGTTCGTTGGCCATGCAGGCCGGCTCGAACATTGATGTCTCCGGCGGTTGGACCAATTACCAAGGGGCATACATCCAGACGACCAAGCTTTTGGCCGGCGGGAATATCATCGACATTTCCAAGGCAACCCCGGATCGCGTGTATGATGGGATCTATGACGGTTTTACGCAAAGTTCCGCCAAATGGGGCACGAGCCAGACCTACATAAACCCGCTTTTGGTTGGCGCCACATACAGGAATGGCTATGTCCAGGGTGGTGGTGGTGGTTCGCTTGCAGTTACCGCCCCCGCCATGACCCTGAAGGGCGGCTTGTATGGGAACACCGTGGCGGGACAACAGCAACGCATGCCGGATGCGAAGGTCAAGGCGACATTTTCCAGCACCTCGGTTTTGCCGGCCATGCGATCCATCCTGAGCGTGCCCGGAGCGGGTTCTTTGTCCCTGTCTTTTTTAAAACAGAATCCGGACCCATCCAACCCGGTTTTTTATTCTCCCACGCCACCTCATATAGCCTTTACATTCGGGCCCGCCTTGAATCCGGCAGATCCTATGGAACTCGATTTGTCGCCGCACCTTATTGGAGTTAACGGTTTTGGGAATCTCAGCATTGGCAACAGTGATGGCAACATTACGGTGCCGTTCGGCGTTGTCCTGGCGGACTCGCCTCTTGGTTCGATTACAATGACAGGAGCTAATATCGATATTCAGGGAAAAATAAGCGCTCCGGACGGAAATTTGAACTATACCGTTTACGACTTCACCCCCAACCCGGAATTCCAAGTCCTGCAACAGCCGCCTCCCACGCCTTCTCCTGATTCCTCGCGCGGGCATTTTATTCTGGGTTCGGCAGCCTCCCTGAGTACGGCAGGCCTCATTGTGGATGATCGCGCGGGTTCATCGCTTTCGCCCCTGGCCACGGCTGGTGGAACAGTGTCCATCAAAAGCTACAGCGCCGATCTGGCCGTCGGCAGCAAGATCGATGCGTCCAGCGGAGTGGCCCTGAGCGGGACCAGCAAAGAGGCTTTTGGGGATGGAGGCAGCATTACCATTAACGCGGGCCAGGATCCGGGAACACCGGCGCTCGTCGGCGGGATTCTTAACTTGAATGCCAGTCTTAGAGGTTATGCCGGTATCGGGAAAAAGGGCGCGGCGCTCAACATCCTGGCCCCCTTGATCCAAATAGGCGGCGCCACGACCGACCCGGATACCTTGCTGCTTTCGTCGGACTTTTTCAGCCAGGGTGGATTCAGCAGTTTCACGTTGACCGGCCTTGGAAAAGCCGATGGACACGGCGGATATTTTCCAGCAGTTTATATTGCCCCCGGCACTTCAATCACTCCTGTAGCCCAAAATTCCGTGATTGATCCGAACGCAGCCGGTATCGCGCTGACTTCCATACTGGCGCCCCAGGGGTTGCGTACCGGGGTCAATTTGAGCTTCGTTGCAGCGGGTGTGCAAGATTCCAACCAACCCCTTGGTTTGGCGGTTCGGGGTGATTTTTTGATGGGCGAGGGCGCTGTCATCCAAACCGATCCGCAATCCGATCCCACCCGGGGTGTTTCCATCAGCGGCTATACGGCAGCCGTGCTCGGATCCATTATCGCACCGGGCGGAACCATCAGCGTCAGTGGAAAAAGTTCCAACAGTTTTTCCATAAATACGTCACAGGCCTTGGTCAGTGTTTATCTCGGCCCGGACAGTGTTTTATCCACAGCCGGGACCACGTTGCTGGTGCCGGACACCAGCGGCCACGGCTATCGTACCGGTTCTGTTTTGAACGGCGGCGCCATTAAAATCAGCGGCAACATCATGGCCGAAGCCGGGGCCACCCTGGATGTTTCCGGCGCGAGCGATACGCTTTATCTGCCTGAATCGTACTCTAACGCTTCGGGCGGAGTATCGGCTCTCGTCCCGACTTTGATCGACAGCAACGGCGGATCCATCACTCTGGCTGGCATTCAGGAATTGTTTACGGATGCGATGCTAAAGGGCCATGCAGGTGGCTCCGCGGCACAGGGAGGAAATCTGTCCATTTCATCCGGATTTATAAAAACCGCCGGCATTGCCATCCCGTTGGATCCCAACTTATGGGTGGCCCAAAGCGGACTCACGATTCCGAAGCCTTTCGCCCCCGGCTCGACAGGAATCGGCCAATTGGTAACAGACACTGGAGGGAATGCCCTTCCGTTCCTCGGTCATTTTACGGCTGACAGCTTTTATTCCGGTGGATTTGACTCGCTCGCTCTTGGAGGTACGGTTCAATTTAGTGGACCCGTAACGATTACTGCCAAACGCAGCATCAATGTCGCCAGTGGAGGTTTCCTGTTGGGCGATTCTGCGATCAACTTAAGCGCACCCTATGTCGCCATAGGAACCTCATTTCACGCCCCATACTCGCCCTTGTCACCCCCGGCCAACATTTTCAGCGATGCGTTGGGTCGGCCATTTTACACGCCGCCGGCCTATGGCGCAGGCGATCTTACGGTTTCAGCCGGCCTTATCGACATCGGCAATCTTTCGCTGCAGGGAATAGGCAAGGCGAATTTTTATGCTGACAACGGCGATATCCGCGGCGGCGGTACGCTGGACGTCGCCGGGGACATCACCATGCGCGCTGGACAAGTTTACACCCCGACGGCTGTTAGTTTCACCATTGCAGCCTACGATCACGGCGCCACTCCCGGCAGTGTGACGTTTGAAGCGTCCGGCAGCCGGCAACTTCCAATATCAGCCGGCGGAATCCTGAACATTTACGCTTCCACTATCAACCAGGGCGGTGTCTTGCGTGCGCCTTTTGGCTCCATTAACCTGGGTTGGAATGGGCTGGGATCGACACCGGTGGATTTGATCACCGGATCGGGCGTTACGGATTCAAACGGAAATTCGGTTGCTACCCTGAATATTAAATCGACGCAGACACTGGCCTTGTCGAGTGGAAGTGTGACTTCGGTTTCGGGAGTCGATCCCGTAACGGGGCAGGGCTTGACCAGCCCCTATGGCACGAATCTCAATGGCGCGCAGTGGATCGATCCCAGCGGAACGGATATCACCACTGTCGGCCCGCCTGTCAAATCGGTCAACATCTCGGCGCAGCAAGTCACGGATGGATCCGGTTCGTCGATTGACATCAGCGGCGGCGGGGATCTGTATGCGTATCGCTGGGTTTCCGGTGTCGGAGGCACCCGGGATATTCTCGCCTCGTCAACCGCGTATGCTGTTATTCCGGGTTATCAGGCGGATTATGCTCCGATTGACCAAACCGTGGACAGCAATGGGGCGCATCCGTATCAGAATACTTCACTCAAGGTTGGTGACCAAATTTATCTCGGTGCCGGTAGTGGTCTTCCCTCAGGGGTTTACACCCTGCTGCCCGCCCGCTACGCGTTGTTGCCCGGCGCGTTTCTCGTGACTCCGAAGAGCAGCGTGGTTCCCAACGGCACAACGGTCATGCCCGACAGTTCCAGCCTCGTTTCCGGTTATCGTTTCAACAATCTGAGCCCTCTGCCGACAGGCCGGCAGCCCTTGTTTGCATCTTTTGAAGTCGCGCCACAGTCCGTACTCCGCGCCCGGGCCGAATATGACCTTTCCCTCGCCAACGGTGATGTTTTCATCAACAACGGCATCGCTTCGCTTCCGAACAGTTTTTTTGTTCAAAGTGCGCAGACGAATAATCTGGCCGTGCCTCGTTTGCCCCTGGATTCGGGGCAATTGGTGCTCGCCGCGACCCAGGCGATGGCCATTCACGGCGCCGTCGATTCGCAGGCTCCGGCGGGCGGACGTGGCGGGCTTGTCGATATCAACAGCCCGTCCGATATTCTCATTGCCGGTCCCGGCGCCAGCGGAGTTCCAGGGGAGCTGGTACTCGATTCGTCCGGCCTGACAAACTTCGGCGCCGGAAGTTTGCTGATTGGCGGTGTCCGCCAGATCGGCGCCAATGGTACGACGATCACAGTCACTACCCACAATATCACAGTGGACAATGCCGGAGCGCCGTTGAAAGGACCGGATATAATCCTGGCCGCCAACCAAAGCCTTGCCTTGGCCCAGAATGCCGATATCGAACAGATTGGCACAGCCTCCGGTCTTGATAATATATTGCTCATCGGCAATTCAACGTCGGGCAAGGGTGACGGCGCCCTGCTCCGTGTCAGCAGCGATGTTTCGACGCAATTGGTTCGCTCCAGCGTGGATTCCTCCGCCGTGCCGCTCATGACAATTGGGCAGGGAGCAAGGATTTCAGGCGCCAGCGTTACGCTGGATTCGACTTCCAGGACAAGCTTTGATTCAAGCGCTGTCTTGAGCGGCCAGACTATCAACCTCGGCAGCGGCCAGACCAGCCTTGTGCTGGATAACAGCCAGCCGGTGACTTCCGGCCTGGTACTTTCCAACGCGGCCCTGCAGAATCTTCAAAGTTCCGCGCAGGCCCTGTCCTTATTGAGCTATTCCACGATTGATATTTATGGGACAGGCCAGATCGGTACGCCAGGATTTAACAGCTTGGTACTGCACACTGCGGCAATCCGGGGTTATAACAACGGGGGTGGGACAGTGAGCTTTATGGCTCAGAACATCCAACTGGACAACTCCCCGGGCAGGACAGTCGCCGCTCCGGCGCCGGTGCTGGCCGGCACCCTCGAATTTGATGCCTCGACCCTGCGACTCGGTGTCGGCCAGTTGGGAGTTGATCTTTATGCAAATCTGAATCTGAATGCCAGTGGTGGCGTGCTCGTGGAAGGGAACGGCGGGCTGGCCGCGCAGGGGAATATCCATATCATAACTCCGGAGATTACCGGCGCCGCAGCGGCTGCTCAGTCCATAACCGCCGGGGGATCCCTGCTCATTGATAAATCCGGCGTTTCAACCATTGACAGCCTCGGAGGGTTGGGTGCCAGCCTGGTTTTGCAGGGGGCCAATGTCTCAGTGAACACCGATGTGACTTTGAAAAGCGGTTTGCTCAAGCTTCATGCTTTGAATGGCGGAGTTGTTGTGGGAGGTATTCTGGATGCAGGCGGCAGCGCCAAGGTGTTCTTTGACCAAATAAAGTACAGTAACGGCGGCCAGATTATTTTGGAGTCGGACACAGGTTCCGTGACCTTGGCTTTGAGCGGTAGCGTGTCGGTTGCAGCCCAATCGGCTGCTGGCGATGCTGGAACGATTTCCATCAGCGCCCCGGCGGGTACGTTTGTGCATGATGGAGCTTTGTCGGGGCAGGCGGGCGCAGGCGGGCAGGGCGGCAGTTTCTCCCTGGATGTGGCAACGATGGATCCTTCAACCGTTCTGGGCGGCAATGACCTGGCTTCACTCGAGCTGGCATTGGCTTCGAATGGTTTTGACCAATCCCAGTCGATCCGTGTCCGGGGTGGCGGCTCCAATGGTGTCAACAATGATGTCTATGTCGCTGCCGGAACTACAGCCAGGGTGCACACATTCAACCTTTCGACTGACCAGGGTTCGATCACAGTTGGCGGCAAAATTGATGCCAGTGGCGCTACCGGTGGCGCCGTTAATTTGACGGCGCAAGGCAGTGTGGTGCTGGAGAGTGGGGCAATCCTGACCGTGAAAGGGGACACCTTCAACGATGCCGGCAAAGGTGGCGCGGTCACTCTTGAGGCCGGTTCGGAAACCAACGGCAGCTTCAGCAATCAAGCCTTGGGCGCCGGCCCTCAAATCCATATTCAGAGTGGTTCCGCCATTGACCTTTCCGTTGCTCAAAATGCAACTCCAGCAGTCACAAGCGCCAACGCTGCAATAGGCAAATTCAGCGGAACGCTGAATTTGCGGGCGCCGCAGACGGCAGGCAATACGGATCTTCAGATTAAAGAAATTGATGGAACCATTCTGGGCGCCTCCAGCATCCTGGTGGAAGGCTATCAAGTCTATGCGCCCGCTGTCGGCTCGATTAACAACACAGTGGAATCTGCTGTTCAAAATAACGGAAACACCTTCGGCGGAAATGCTGCGGCAATCACCAACCGCTTGTTTGCCGGCAATGCCGGATTGAAACCACTGGCTGTCATTGCTTCCGGAGCGGAAATCATCAATACCAACGGCAATCTGACGTTGTCCATCGATTGGGACCTCCACACTTTCCGTTTTGGTCCAAACAGCGCACCTGGTGTTTTGACCCTGCGCGCTTCGGGGAACCTGGTTTTTAACGGCACCTTGAGTGACGGCTTTAACGGTTCCACCTACAACGCCACGCTCCTCGCCGCCAATCCTGCGCTTCCGCTTAACGCCCAGTCCTGGTCCTATCGCCTGGCCGCAGGTGCTGATTTTAGCGCCGCTGATTTTCACCAGGTACAGTCTTTGGCAAGCCTCGCTGCTAATAGCGGATCACTTAAACTCGGCATAAATGGCACAGGCTCGCCTTCGGTTGGAAACACCGGAACAAAGGCCCTGACCAGCGATGCGGTCAAAGGCCATTATCAGGTCATCCGCACCGGCAGTGGCGATATTGACATCTCCGTTGGCCGCGATGTTCAATTGCTGAACCCATTTGCCACGATCTACACCGCTGGCGCCAAAGTCACGGATCCAACCCTGGGCGGGACATTTGTGACGCCTCCCTCGGCCAACATCAGTTCAAGCTCCGAAGGCAACCTGGGGGCCACCCAGGAAACCCCGACCTATCCCGCGCAATACAGCATGGCGGGCGGCAATGTGACCATCGCGGCCCAGGGAGACATCAAACATCAAACTCTTTTCCAGGGGCAACTGATCGATGATTCCGAAAAACAACTCCCGGATAATTGGCTCTACCGGCGTGGTTATATGGATCCCACGACAGGCCAATTCGGCATCGCCAAATTTGGCGACGTGGCCTCGACCACATGGTGGGTGGATTTCAGCAATTTCTTCGAGGGAGTGGGCGCGCTCGGCGGCGGCAATGTTACTCTGGTTGCCGGGGGCGATGTCCGCAATGTTGATGCTGTGATCCCCACCAACGCCCGCATGCCTGTTGGAAAACCGAATGCGGGCAACATGGTTGAATTGGGTGGGGGGGATTTGAGCGTGACGGCAGGAAACAACATCAGCGGCGGCGTTTATTATGTCGAGCGCGGCCAGGGTACGCTCAGCGTCGGCAACACCATTACCACCAACAGCACGCGTTCCCCGTCCGTGCCGCAGTATCTCAGTTTGAATTCCACAGTTTTGCCCTCCCAAACGTGGCTGCCCACGACCTTGTACCTTGGCAAGGGCGGCTTTGACGTGACGGCCCGCGGAAACGTGCTGCTCGGCCCCATCGTTAACGCCTTTATGCTGCCCCAGGGCATCAG encodes:
- a CDS encoding filamentous hemagglutinin family protein — its product is MALPLLLFLLAPPTLQAGDALSHQQAVAALRSGGGGGSGTGGSGSGPSSASDPGQAAAQAMAQASARTNDALAQTAQALQVMRAAQIAARTQAISGPNNLGTNPNNPAIQLPNVPDGLAGGALVPDSGLSQPGVANPVVTWVGAKTPVQTANGGQTQVTIEQTQQQALLNWQTFNIGKNTLLDFDQSAGGANVSQWVAFNKINDPSLAPSQILGAIQALGQVYVINQNGIIFGPHSQVDVHTLVASSLPINDNLVSKGLLNSADLQFLFSTQPLAAGKLDSSGFTPVFIDPLFTVSGAANTHTLTQKLSSSNALTVNYYPSGPTPKNLVSGTDYTMSLDGSGNTVLAFTPAGLGKIAGASVGVSYVPASVHTGDVTVQQGAILNGTPIVNEPVILGNAAATQKLSDVVAAGTAPTVAYTPSGGVATPLSLGVDYTLSVDTDGKTIVMLTQNGLAKVAGAPASVAYTPVTNGGRIALVGANVNNAGTISTPDGQTILAAGLQVGMAAHSTNDPHLRGLDVYVGAADQFTGVATNTGVIDAPRGNVTVAGRQVNQMGGIDSSTSVALNGSVNLMADYSAAINPQYDPVSNPDVLPFIPQSIDGTVTLGAGSVTRILPEVESADTVVGTELALRSQVKMEGAVIHLAPDSQLLAPNAEVTLKAGVWLPNNGGSFIYSDGQVALDSGAVINVAGSEDVNASVTENIISLQLTGTELANSPLQRNGMLRGKKIQVDITQYGTDSNGNTWIGTQIADVSGYANLIQRSVGELTTAGGSVTINAGGSLAMQAGSNIDVSGGWTNYQGAYIQTTKLLAGGNIIDISKATPDRVYDGIYDGFTQSSAKWGTSQTYINPLLVGATYRNGYVQGGGGGSLAVTAPAMTLKGGLYGNTVAGQQQRMPDAKVKATFSSTSVLPAMRSILSVPGAGSLSLSFLKQNPDPSNPVFYSPTPPHIAFTFGPALNPADPMELDLSPHLIGVNGFGNLSIGNSDGNITVPFGVVLADSPLGSITMTGANIDIQGKISAPDGNLNYTVYDFTPNPEFQVLQQPPPTPSPDSSRGHFILGSAASLSTAGLIVDDRAGSSLSPLATAGGTVSIKSYSADLAVGSKIDASSGVALSGTSKEAFGDGGSITINAGQDPGTPALVGGILNLNASLRGYAGIGKKGAALNILAPLIQIGGATTDPDTLLLSSDFFSQGGFSSFTLTGLGKADGHGGYFPAVYIAPGTSITPVAQNSVIDPNAAGIALTSILAPQGLRTGVNLSFVAAGVQDSNQPLGLAVRGDFLMGEGAVIQTDPQSDPTRGVSISGYTAAVLGSIIAPGGTISVSGKSSNSFSINTSQALVSVYLGPDSVLSTAGTTLLVPDTSGHGYRTGSVLNGGAIKISGNIMAEAGATLDVSGASDTLYLPESYSNASGGVSALVPTLIDSNGGSITLAGIQELFTDAMLKGHAGGSAAQGGNLSISSGFIKTAGIAIPLDPNLWVAQSGLTIPKPFAPGSTGIGQLVTDTGGNALPFLGHFTADSFYSGGFDSLALGGTVQFSGPVTITAKRSINVASGGFLLGDSAINLSAPYVAIGTSFHAPYSPLSPPANIFSDALGRPFYTPPAYGAGDLTVSAGLIDIGNLSLQGIGKANFYADNGDIRGGGTLDVAGDITMRAGQVYTPTAVSFTIAAYDHGATPGSVTFEASGSRQLPISAGGILNIYASTINQGGVLRAPFGSINLGWNGLGSTPVDLITGSGVTDSNGNSVATLNIKSTQTLALSSGSVTSVSGVDPVTGQGLTSPYGTNLNGAQWIDPSGTDITTVGPPVKSVNISAQQVTDGSGSSIDISGGGDLYAYRWVSGVGGTRDILASSTAYAVIPGYQADYAPIDQTVDSNGAHPYQNTSLKVGDQIYLGAGSGLPSGVYTLLPARYALLPGAFLVTPKSSVVPNGTTVMPDSSSLVSGYRFNNLSPLPTGRQPLFASFEVAPQSVLRARAEYDLSLANGDVFINNGIASLPNSFFVQSAQTNNLAVPRLPLDSGQLVLAATQAMAIHGAVDSQAPAGGRGGLVDINSPSDILIAGPGASGVPGELVLDSSGLTNFGAGSLLIGGVRQIGANGTTITVTTHNITVDNAGAPLKGPDIILAANQSLALAQNADIEQIGTASGLDNILLIGNSTSGKGDGALLRVSSDVSTQLVRSSVDSSAVPLMTIGQGARISGASVTLDSTSRTSFDSSAVLSGQTINLGSGQTSLVLDNSQPVTSGLVLSNAALQNLQSSAQALSLLSYSTIDIYGTGQIGTPGFNSLVLHTAAIRGYNNGGGTVSFMAQNIQLDNSPGRTVAAPAPVLAGTLEFDASTLRLGVGQLGVDLYANLNLNASGGVLVEGNGGLAAQGNIHIITPEITGAAAAAQSITAGGSLLIDKSGVSTIDSLGGLGASLVLQGANVSVNTDVTLKSGLLKLHALNGGVVVGGILDAGGSAKVFFDQIKYSNGGQIILESDTGSVTLALSGSVSVAAQSAAGDAGTISISAPAGTFVHDGALSGQAGAGGQGGSFSLDVATMDPSTVLGGNDLASLELALASNGFDQSQSIRVRGGGSNGVNNDVYVAAGTTARVHTFNLSTDQGSITVGGKIDASGATGGAVNLTAQGSVVLESGAILTVKGDTFNDAGKGGAVTLEAGSETNGSFSNQALGAGPQIHIQSGSAIDLSVAQNATPAVTSANAAIGKFSGTLNLRAPQTAGNTDLQIKEIDGTILGASSILVEGYQVYAPAVGSINNTVESAVQNNGNTFGGNAAAITNRLFAGNAGLKPLAVIASGAEIINTNGNLTLSIDWDLHTFRFGPNSAPGVLTLRASGNLVFNGTLSDGFNGSTYNATLLAANPALPLNAQSWSYRLAAGADFSAADFHQVQSLASLAANSGSLKLGINGTGSPSVGNTGTKALTSDAVKGHYQVIRTGSGDIDISVGRDVQLLNPFATIYTAGAKVTDPTLGGTFVTPPSANISSSSEGNLGATQETPTYPAQYSMAGGNVTIAAQGDIKHQTLFQGQLIDDSEKQLPDNWLYRRGYMDPTTGQFGIAKFGDVASTTWWVDFSNFFEGVGALGGGNVTLVAGGDVRNVDAVIPTNARMPVGKPNAGNMVELGGGDLSVTAGNNISGGVYYVERGQGTLSVGNTITTNSTRSPSVPQYLSLNSTVLPSQTWLPTTLYLGKGGFDVTARGNVLLGPIVNAFMLPQGISNTFYDKTYFSTYAANDTVNVSSLGGNVTFRNDVTLPGNEQTTPVLIAWLENVNLLRSLPATVSFYEPWLRLVETDVDPYFDTFAALAPPTLQATAFSGDINLGGSITLSPSPGGTVDFAATGSINGLQSNGVTNFSATFTPITSWGSSQINLSDADPNSVPGVASPSAVQAVPGVGISTNVARQTNSQLLGSLGAMFQESGSTEGTHAVLQAKQVLHTPGLLHQNDPNPLRLYALGGDISGLTLFSGKFSRIYAGNDITDTSFYIQNNNAADISIVSAGRDIIPYDANSALLQAASQPGNVTNSALNNFNTSPYQAGDIQISGPGTLEVLAGRNLNLGIGAGNSDGTGVGITSIGNTRNPYLSFGGADIIAGAGIGAPAGDLASPSSKFDFSAFIAAILNPATAGAQATRYLPDLPALALPADTFSQQAPATGYLNNLGVLLGLSGKPTGQQVLAAFNLQPPSQQTSLAWNAFQQLPASQQDVLALGIFYLALRDAGRDHNNPSSPGFQSFASANAAIAALFPGNTWKGDILTQGRDIRTTSGGNISLFAPGGGLTLASTAIGNPLTPPGIVTEDGGSIAIFTRGSVNLGISRIFTLRGGNEIIWSSNGDIAAGASSRTVQSAPPTRVLIDPQSGDVQTDLAGLATGGGIGVLNTVPGVKPGDVDLVAPNGTINAGDAGIRVSGNLNLAAVQVLNAGNIQVGGQSAGVPVAAPGVSLGSLTSASNTTAGAASAAADVAKQAQNEAAGAQQGETPPSIITVEVIGYGGADGPL